The Candidatus Peregrinibacteria bacterium genome window below encodes:
- the secF gene encoding protein translocase subunit SecF — MKKIVTRRLLPILLMAALLGFLDMPQVNQNKIIPGLNLSQKIHLGLDLQGGTQLDYKIDLRKVEVADQAAIIEGITEVINKRVNNLGVSEPNIYTSQIADEHHIVVELAGIKDIDEAKRLVGKTIQLEFKERQERLASDEKEKIRNYANSALEKIKENDNFTLVGNEEMQAFPGKTSFYDGKEFISEETLGNEDLKNVLSKLKNGELYNGLLEISEGFTETGQDKTGIYIIKRLDAAEEEVQKTTEKQTTVSHIVVSYTGAKGASGTVTRSQDEALERIKEVQQKLQNSGDFEALAKEYSDEPAAKSTGGKLIEPVKTLKDGEAPYYDPTFTAAALTLKVNQLSDVVETPFGYHLIRANDTEEASTKTVIEKSYKFQTLFYSTVPDGWRETGLTGEHFVRASVVADQFNNALVSIKFNDEGKKLFGEITGRNVGKPIAIFVGGELISAPNVNEKILGGDAQITGNFTYEEASTLARDLNTGAIPAPIILSGQYSIGASLGADALAKSIYAGILGLIILAMYMMLYYRLSGLIANLALLIYAILLFFLIKIAIPMTLSFIIALVIYSGLISMILKNEDSGGEKLISFLVASFVFFFLIFLLSSPIVLTLAGIAGVILSIGMAVDANVLIFERIKEEVNIGKPMKAAIEIGFERAWSSIRDSNYSSLITCSILLYFGTSIIKGFAINLAAGILVSMFTAITITRAFFDVMASTEKGRKWLEFGLKRKKEKRHFEIIKNSKVWFSISGALIGISIIATLAFGFNLGIDFTGGAMMEIKTASPATSEEIATIFANTHSELAEQNQEIVDFSSPLILPSEDGSFIIRTKDITNEQHDLLLAKLSEKFGQVEEPRFTVVGPTLGSSLKKKALIALFITAIMIVLYIAFAFRKIPKEISPWKFGFCAILALAHDVIITVGVFVLLGHFLNVEMDALFVTALLTIMGFSVHDTIVVFDRIRENLFIMKRNTEFDTVTNTALNETMARSLNTSISTLFTIAALFLFGAESVKYFVFALLMGVIVGTYSSIFTASPILCAWRRLNK; from the coding sequence ATGAAGAAAATAGTTACCAGAAGACTGCTACCCATCCTATTAATGGCTGCTTTACTTGGATTCTTGGACATGCCACAAGTCAACCAGAACAAAATAATACCAGGCTTAAATCTTAGCCAAAAAATACATCTTGGACTCGATCTTCAAGGTGGAACTCAATTGGACTACAAGATTGACCTAAGAAAGGTTGAAGTCGCAGATCAAGCTGCAATAATAGAAGGTATTACAGAAGTAATCAACAAACGTGTTAATAACCTGGGAGTATCAGAACCAAACATATATACTTCACAAATAGCTGACGAACATCATATAGTCGTAGAACTTGCCGGTATCAAAGATATTGATGAGGCAAAAAGATTAGTCGGAAAAACAATCCAATTAGAGTTCAAAGAGAGGCAAGAACGATTAGCTAGTGATGAAAAAGAAAAAATACGAAATTATGCTAATAGCGCATTAGAAAAAATAAAAGAAAATGACAATTTCACCCTAGTTGGGAACGAGGAAATGCAGGCATTCCCAGGGAAAACGTCGTTTTATGATGGCAAAGAATTCATATCTGAAGAAACTCTAGGTAATGAAGATCTGAAAAATGTACTTAGTAAGTTAAAAAATGGTGAACTCTACAATGGTCTTCTGGAAATAAGTGAAGGGTTTACCGAAACAGGTCAAGATAAAACCGGTATCTATATAATAAAAAGACTGGATGCGGCAGAGGAAGAGGTGCAGAAAACAACAGAAAAACAAACGACTGTAAGTCATATAGTCGTTTCATATACCGGTGCCAAAGGTGCTAGTGGTACAGTTACACGAAGTCAAGATGAGGCACTGGAAAGAATCAAAGAAGTACAACAAAAATTACAAAATAGCGGTGATTTTGAAGCCTTAGCAAAAGAATACTCTGATGAACCTGCTGCAAAATCTACAGGTGGTAAATTGATCGAACCGGTGAAGACTTTGAAAGATGGAGAAGCACCTTATTATGATCCTACTTTTACAGCAGCGGCACTTACACTTAAAGTAAATCAATTATCAGACGTTGTAGAGACTCCATTCGGTTACCACCTTATAAGGGCAAACGATACAGAGGAAGCAAGCACAAAAACCGTTATTGAAAAATCATATAAATTCCAAACGTTATTTTATTCAACCGTTCCTGATGGATGGAGAGAGACCGGATTAACCGGAGAACATTTTGTAAGAGCAAGCGTGGTAGCTGATCAATTCAATAACGCTTTAGTATCTATCAAATTCAATGATGAAGGTAAAAAATTATTTGGAGAAATTACAGGAAGAAATGTAGGTAAGCCTATAGCAATCTTTGTAGGTGGAGAATTAATATCAGCACCTAACGTAAATGAAAAAATCCTTGGCGGAGACGCTCAAATCACAGGAAATTTCACATATGAAGAGGCCTCTACACTAGCTCGAGACTTAAACACCGGAGCTATCCCTGCCCCAATCATCTTATCAGGGCAGTATTCTATCGGGGCATCTCTTGGTGCTGACGCCCTCGCTAAAAGTATATATGCAGGTATCCTTGGCTTAATCATCCTCGCTATGTACATGATGCTTTATTACAGGCTAAGTGGCCTTATAGCGAACCTAGCACTCCTTATATATGCGATCCTTCTGTTCTTCCTTATAAAGATAGCGATTCCTATGACCTTAAGTTTCATTATTGCACTTGTCATATATTCAGGACTCATATCGATGATTCTAAAAAATGAAGACTCCGGAGGTGAGAAATTAATATCATTTCTGGTTGCCTCATTCGTGTTCTTCTTCTTAATATTCCTACTCAGCTCACCAATAGTATTGACTCTAGCGGGTATTGCAGGGGTTATACTTTCTATAGGTATGGCTGTAGACGCTAACGTACTTATTTTTGAACGTATCAAAGAAGAAGTAAATATCGGCAAACCTATGAAAGCTGCAATCGAGATTGGATTTGAGAGAGCTTGGAGCTCTATCCGTGATTCAAACTATTCCTCATTAATCACATGTTCAATTCTACTTTATTTCGGAACTTCTATTATCAAAGGTTTCGCAATCAATCTTGCCGCAGGTATATTGGTCTCTATGTTCACAGCTATAACAATCACACGTGCTTTCTTCGATGTAATGGCATCGACAGAAAAAGGTCGAAAATGGCTTGAATTTGGATTGAAGAGAAAGAAAGAAAAAAGACACTTTGAAATAATTAAGAATTCTAAAGTTTGGTTTAGCATCTCCGGAGCCCTTATAGGGATAAGTATAATCGCAACCCTAGCATTTGGATTCAACCTGGGAATAGATTTTACAGGTGGAGCGATGATGGAAATCAAAACAGCATCTCCGGCGACTAGTGAAGAGATAGCCACAATATTCGCAAACACTCATTCAGAACTAGCTGAACAGAATCAAGAAATAGTTGATTTTAGCTCACCTTTAATACTACCAAGCGAAGACGGAAGTTTCATTATCAGAACAAAAGACATAACAAATGAACAACATGATTTGCTACTTGCAAAATTAAGTGAGAAATTCGGACAAGTAGAAGAGCCTCGCTTTACAGTAGTTGGACCAACTCTTGGTAGCTCACTAAAGAAAAAAGCTTTAATTGCATTATTTATTACTGCAATCATGATTGTGCTTTATATAGCTTTCGCCTTCAGGAAAATACCAAAAGAGATATCTCCATGGAAATTTGGTTTCTGCGCGATCCTTGCATTAGCACATGATGTTATCATAACAGTTGGGGTATTTGTACTGCTTGGTCATTTCTTAAATGTAGAAATGGACGCTCTATTTGTTACCGCCCTACTCACAATTATGGGATTCTCTGTACATGACACTATAGTTGTCTTCGACAGAATACGTGAGAATTTATTCATAATGAAAAGGAATACAGAGTTTGACACCGTTACAAATACAGCTTTGAATGAAACTATGGCGCGCAGCTTAAACACATCTATTTCAACTTTATTTACAATTGCGGCACTATTTTTATTCGGAGCAGAGAGTGTAAAATACTTCGTATTCGCACTACTTATGGGAGTGATTGTAGGGACGTATTCATCTATATTTACAGCTTCACCTATCTTGTGTGCGTGGCGCAGATTAAATAAATAA
- a CDS encoding S-layer homology domain-containing protein, producing MKSTMFKNLCRVGLTTLLFTVFAGTSFAGTLHVNSTSNDVSYPDSFNDELTLREAIQLVNGTASVNSLTGMECGQLFNDDGVPAQMPVAGCILHGGETIGDGNDTIVFDFTVPTIIQPSSLLPVITADGTTIHGGNFFTLDGSLLTLPGAYGLKFDQVNGGLVTGITFQNFTTPDAAGLNLYQADNFQVGDFNTNDLNLYNHFWNNTYGIYGNRIENSIFKNNYIGNNGYISTGNEYGMYLQDANNTTIGGEGEGDANYIGGNNSADLILSDSDDNLVQGNYINAMPSNTSFGFSIHNDGLILTNGSNNNDVQNNFFAGLNVAAITVDGAASFGNSIRFNQIASLLSGAKGINLIDGNNGVMTPILAYPTTHNAVFGSVSAPDGSLVDIYVANNEDETANSTPFPVATVTVTGGEFQLTNFVLSPLLKYVTATVTTTADGTSEIGSYLNDTDGDGVTDEREDVWWVLETEFDPDADGLDYWEDVDADGDGINDGDEDLNGDAVLDEGESSPVDYCDPDNTLPGCSNEDTTTDTDGDGVPDATDNCPDILNADQLDTDGDGVGDACDDDDDEPIVDSDLDGVADSVDNCPAIANPSQLDTDGDGLGDPCDPSPTEADLDHDGILDGIDNCITEPNTNQLDENNNGVGDACETIASPFISSGGGNSSSGGGGFTLPPSNGYIPLMARGDAPVLASDEPVRETERCTLTDIYNHWSKTYVNELCELGIVSGYGRSRVFGPNNAVTRAEFVKMLLGAMNEEIMNANRSPFTDVESREWYGDYLYTAKELGIVDGYLDGSFKPNNEVSRAEAVKMVLSAMGENPSRVNASSFTDVPASHWGMRWIEIARDMNIVSGKNYYTFAPNESMTRGEAAKVIVEGLLAD from the coding sequence ATGAAAAGCACTATGTTTAAAAACCTTTGTCGAGTTGGTCTAACGACCCTACTCTTTACGGTCTTTGCGGGAACTAGTTTCGCAGGGACACTACATGTGAATTCTACCTCGAACGATGTAAGCTATCCAGATTCTTTCAATGATGAGCTTACTCTTAGAGAAGCTATTCAACTTGTAAATGGAACAGCTTCAGTAAATTCTCTTACTGGCATGGAATGTGGGCAGCTTTTTAATGACGATGGTGTGCCTGCTCAAATGCCAGTTGCCGGATGTATATTACATGGAGGCGAAACTATTGGGGATGGTAACGATACGATCGTTTTTGATTTCACTGTTCCAACTATAATACAGCCAAGTAGTTTGTTGCCGGTAATCACTGCTGATGGCACTACTATCCATGGTGGAAACTTCTTTACATTAGATGGTAGTTTACTTACTTTGCCAGGTGCATACGGACTTAAATTTGACCAAGTAAATGGCGGACTGGTAACCGGTATTACTTTTCAAAACTTCACAACTCCGGATGCCGCAGGTCTAAACCTATATCAAGCTGATAACTTCCAAGTTGGAGATTTCAATACAAATGATTTAAACCTTTATAACCATTTTTGGAATAATACATATGGTATTTATGGGAATAGAATAGAAAATTCTATTTTCAAAAACAATTACATTGGAAACAATGGATACATAAGTACTGGCAATGAATATGGTATGTACCTTCAAGATGCTAACAATACTACAATTGGTGGAGAGGGCGAAGGTGATGCTAATTACATAGGTGGTAATAACTCTGCTGACCTTATATTAAGTGACTCAGATGACAATCTAGTTCAAGGTAATTACATTAATGCAATGCCAAGCAATACATCTTTTGGATTCTCTATCCACAACGATGGACTAATACTTACCAACGGATCAAATAACAATGATGTTCAAAATAACTTTTTTGCAGGATTAAATGTTGCCGCAATAACAGTAGATGGAGCAGCAAGTTTCGGAAATAGCATACGATTCAATCAGATTGCTAGTTTACTTAGTGGAGCAAAAGGTATCAACTTAATAGATGGTAACAATGGTGTGATGACTCCGATCCTTGCATACCCAACTACACACAATGCAGTATTCGGTTCAGTTTCTGCACCGGATGGTTCACTTGTTGATATATATGTTGCAAATAACGAAGATGAAACTGCTAATTCAACTCCATTCCCAGTCGCAACAGTGACTGTAACCGGAGGAGAATTCCAACTTACAAATTTCGTATTAAGCCCATTACTTAAGTACGTAACAGCTACAGTAACAACTACTGCCGATGGTACTTCTGAAATCGGTTCTTACCTTAATGATACAGATGGTGATGGTGTTACAGATGAGCGTGAAGATGTATGGTGGGTACTTGAAACAGAATTCGATCCTGATGCCGATGGACTTGATTACTGGGAAGACGTTGATGCGGATGGCGACGGTATAAATGACGGTGACGAAGATTTAAACGGAGATGCGGTACTTGATGAAGGAGAATCTAGTCCGGTTGATTACTGTGACCCTGATAACACACTTCCCGGTTGTTCAAATGAAGACACAACGACAGATACAGATGGTGATGGTGTTCCAGATGCAACTGATAACTGTCCTGATATTTTAAACGCTGATCAGCTAGATACAGATGGTGATGGCGTTGGTGATGCTTGTGATGATGATGATGATGAACCGATAGTGGACTCTGATCTTGATGGAGTCGCTGACTCTGTGGACAACTGTCCTGCGATCGCCAATCCTTCCCAACTTGATACAGATGGTGATGGTCTTGGTGATCCATGTGACCCAAGTCCAACTGAGGCTGACTTAGATCATGATGGAATACTTGACGGTATAGACAACTGTATAACAGAACCAAATACAAATCAGTTAGATGAAAATAATAATGGAGTTGGAGACGCGTGTGAAACAATAGCATCGCCATTCATTAGTAGTGGTGGTGGTAACAGTTCAAGTGGTGGTGGTGGGTTTACTCTACCTCCAAGTAATGGATATATTCCACTTATGGCTAGAGGAGATGCTCCGGTTCTAGCAAGTGATGAGCCGGTACGTGAGACGGAGAGATGTACACTTACTGACATCTACAATCACTGGTCAAAAACTTACGTTAATGAACTATGTGAACTGGGAATAGTTAGTGGATATGGACGGTCTAGAGTATTTGGACCAAACAATGCTGTAACTAGAGCAGAGTTTGTGAAAATGTTACTAGGTGCTATGAATGAAGAAATTATGAATGCTAATCGCAGCCCGTTCACAGATGTAGAGTCAAGAGAATGGTATGGAGATTACTTATATACTGCAAAAGAGCTTGGTATCGTTGATGGATATCTAGATGGATCATTCAAACCAAATAACGAAGTATCTCGTGCAGAAGCTGTGAAAATGGTTCTAAGCGCAATGGGTGAGAATCCATCACGAGTTAATGCTAGCTCATTCACCGACGTACCTGCTTCACATTGGGGTATGCGTTGGATAGAAATAGCAAGAGATATGAATATCGTTTCCGGTAAAAACTACTACACATTTGCACCAAATGAGTCTATGACTCGTGGTGAAGCAGCTAAGGTAATAGTAGAAGGACTACTTGCTGATTAA
- the priA gene encoding primosomal protein N' encodes MYIEVIPSNSCNIETLTYSVPAEFEGRINIGSIVKIPFRKSFMHGLVINKTSIAPKFKTRPVLEISEISINESTVELINWIAKFYFCGKVMAAKLFLPSRIWDHKVKLPKTIWYKLKDEIRKKDFEELKKELTRSKKQYLLMELLEIKDRKEDYVLSKDFSKQIIKSLIEKEFIEQYEESHLNTIEEVKMTHNESKLRTRKSNFTTQQKKVFEDIQKSKKLLHLLHGVTGSGKTEVYLHLIHEQLEKGNQSLILLPEISLTPQTEEYFKSVFGKDIISIMHSGQTQKERTDSWLNVYMGKTKILIGARSALFAPFQNLGIIILDESHDSSFKQDTAPRYNAKRVAAEIAKLKNIKVIYGSATPNIETYFSAMKSNSQIELNHIDEKIAKDSRRDVYLVDMKEEWKKKNFSIFSELLISKIREKLSKNEQIILFVNRRGSASAIICKDCGFKEACDTCGIPLTYHRSSAASFDHNSPTLQCHHCGIAKPMTSMCPKCQGHNFKLTGLGTEKVEEEIQKHFTKAKIIRADSDTTAKEGGIKQIYETFKNHEADILIGTQMIAKGWDIQDVTLVGIVLAEIGLNIPDFRSSEKIFQLLTQVAGRTARGDKHGEVVIQTYNPDNKMILSAARDDYHEFYAQEVSERQKFDFPPFSKIIKLTVIDKDLKPCIKKAQNLTKQLQQIVSKPPTQPTKKTKIYLAPDYIPYHANAHHYNVFIQSSNPDKALDGLTPETLREIKIDRI; translated from the coding sequence ATGTATATCGAAGTAATCCCCAGTAACAGCTGTAATATTGAAACCCTCACCTACTCCGTACCGGCGGAATTTGAAGGGCGAATAAATATTGGTAGTATTGTAAAAATACCATTCCGTAAAAGCTTCATGCATGGGCTTGTTATCAACAAAACGAGTATTGCACCAAAATTCAAAACAAGACCGGTACTCGAAATCTCAGAAATTTCAATAAATGAATCAACTGTTGAGTTAATAAACTGGATTGCTAAATTCTACTTCTGCGGAAAAGTTATGGCAGCAAAATTATTTTTGCCGTCTCGAATTTGGGATCATAAGGTGAAATTACCAAAGACGATATGGTACAAGCTCAAAGATGAAATTCGAAAAAAAGATTTTGAAGAACTAAAAAAAGAGCTGACTCGTTCAAAAAAACAATATTTACTTATGGAACTTCTAGAAATAAAAGACAGAAAAGAAGACTATGTATTAAGCAAAGATTTCTCAAAGCAAATCATCAAATCATTGATCGAAAAAGAATTCATCGAGCAATATGAAGAGTCTCATTTAAACACAATTGAAGAAGTGAAAATGACACATAACGAAAGTAAGCTTCGAACTAGAAAATCAAATTTCACAACTCAACAAAAAAAAGTATTTGAAGATATTCAGAAAAGTAAAAAATTATTACACTTACTACATGGAGTCACAGGATCTGGTAAGACGGAAGTTTATCTACATCTGATTCACGAACAACTTGAAAAGGGCAACCAATCACTGATTTTACTACCGGAGATTTCCCTTACACCTCAAACGGAGGAGTATTTTAAAAGTGTATTTGGCAAAGACATCATTTCTATAATGCATAGCGGACAAACACAGAAAGAAAGAACAGATAGTTGGCTAAATGTATACATGGGGAAAACTAAGATTTTAATTGGAGCGCGGAGCGCACTTTTTGCACCATTTCAGAATCTTGGCATAATAATTCTGGATGAATCGCATGATTCGAGTTTCAAGCAAGATACCGCTCCGCGCTACAATGCCAAGCGCGTCGCTGCTGAGATAGCAAAACTAAAAAACATAAAAGTCATATACGGATCAGCCACTCCAAATATAGAAACTTATTTCTCAGCTATGAAATCAAATTCACAAATCGAGCTAAACCACATAGATGAAAAAATCGCAAAAGACAGCCGTCGCGACGTATATTTGGTAGACATGAAAGAAGAATGGAAGAAAAAAAACTTCTCAATATTTTCAGAATTATTAATATCAAAAATACGAGAAAAATTATCCAAAAATGAACAAATAATCCTATTCGTAAACCGCAGGGGCTCCGCAAGCGCCATAATATGTAAAGATTGTGGATTCAAAGAGGCCTGCGACACATGTGGCATCCCACTCACATATCACCGATCAAGCGCAGCGAGCTTCGATCACAATTCCCCTACCCTCCAATGCCATCATTGTGGCATCGCAAAACCGATGACCTCAATGTGCCCAAAATGCCAAGGCCATAATTTTAAATTAACAGGACTTGGAACAGAAAAAGTCGAAGAAGAAATTCAAAAACATTTCACCAAGGCAAAAATAATCCGAGCCGACAGTGATACAACTGCAAAGGAAGGAGGTATAAAACAAATTTACGAAACTTTCAAAAACCACGAAGCAGATATACTCATAGGAACACAAATGATAGCAAAAGGTTGGGATATTCAAGATGTCACATTGGTCGGAATAGTACTTGCGGAAATAGGCCTCAACATACCCGACTTCCGTTCAAGTGAAAAAATCTTTCAACTTTTGACACAAGTAGCTGGCCGTACGGCTAGGGGTGACAAGCACGGGGAAGTCGTAATCCAAACTTATAACCCTGACAACAAAATGATCCTCTCTGCCGCAAGGGATGATTACCACGAATTCTATGCACAAGAAGTCTCTGAACGTCAAAAATTTGATTTTCCACCATTTTCAAAAATCATAAAACTAACAGTAATCGACAAAGACCTCAAACCTTGCATAAAAAAAGCTCAAAACCTAACAAAGCAACTACAACAGATCGTATCTAAACCACCAACACAACCAACTAAAAAAACCAAAATCTACCTCGCCCCAGACTACATCCCCTACCACGCAAATGCGCACCACTACAACGTGTTTATCCAAAGCTCAAACCCCGACAAAGCCCTAGACGGACTAACCCCGGAAACACTCAGGGAAATCAAAATCGACAGGATCTAA
- the trpS gene encoding tryptophan--tRNA ligase → MQRILSGIQPSGVPHLGNYFGAMKQNVDMGNNPEFESFIFMADMHALTTVKDPAKLKEYTLFLALDYLALGLDPSKTVFFRQSDVPAHTELAWILACLTPHGLLERAHSWKDAQNKGVKDTTAGLFIYPVLMAADILLYKPSLVPVGKDQKQHLEIARDIATKFNNQYCKADKPLFGLPEEFTPKEVAIVPGSDGRKMSKSYGNTIEFFAEEGILKKQVMGIVTDSKGVEEKKDPSTCNVYQIFKLFLNETERKDLADKYKNGGLGYGEVKKMLLERIMDYFGPYRKKRVELEKNLDYIKSVLNEGADKANEFANKTLEEVKIAVGLK, encoded by the coding sequence ATGCAAAGAATCTTATCTGGAATACAGCCGTCCGGGGTTCCTCATCTGGGGAATTATTTTGGTGCAATGAAGCAAAATGTAGATATGGGCAATAACCCCGAATTTGAATCATTTATTTTTATGGCTGATATGCATGCCTTAACGACTGTTAAAGATCCGGCTAAATTAAAAGAATATACACTGTTCCTCGCGCTCGATTACCTCGCGCTCGGCCTTGATCCATCAAAAACAGTATTCTTTCGACAGAGTGACGTCCCTGCTCATACAGAGCTTGCTTGGATTCTTGCATGCTTAACTCCACATGGACTTCTAGAAAGAGCTCACTCTTGGAAAGATGCGCAAAACAAAGGTGTAAAAGATACAACTGCAGGACTGTTTATATACCCTGTACTCATGGCTGCAGACATACTTCTATACAAACCGAGTCTTGTGCCGGTTGGGAAGGATCAAAAACAACATCTTGAAATTGCGAGAGATATAGCGACAAAATTCAATAATCAATACTGCAAAGCAGATAAACCACTATTTGGATTGCCTGAAGAATTTACACCTAAGGAAGTAGCAATAGTCCCCGGTTCAGATGGTCGGAAAATGAGTAAAAGTTATGGCAATACAATCGAATTTTTCGCAGAAGAAGGGATTTTAAAGAAACAAGTAATGGGCATAGTCACTGATTCAAAAGGTGTGGAAGAGAAGAAAGACCCTTCTACTTGTAACGTTTATCAAATCTTCAAGCTTTTTTTGAATGAAACGGAGCGAAAAGACCTTGCAGATAAGTACAAAAATGGTGGGCTTGGCTATGGAGAAGTGAAGAAAATGCTTTTAGAACGCATCATGGATTACTTTGGACCATATCGCAAAAAACGAGTTGAACTCGAGAAGAATTTGGATTACATTAAATCCGTTTTAAACGAAGGCGCAGACAAGGCGAATGAATTTGCCAATAAAACGCTAGAAGAAGTCAAAATCGCAGTAGGACTTAAATAG
- a CDS encoding CTP synthase, whose protein sequence is MTKYIFVTGGVCSSLGKGIASASIGTLLKASGLKVFSMKLDPYLNVDPGTMSPFQHGEVFVTEDGGETDLDLGHYERFIGENLSKDSSVSTGKIYMEVLDKEREGKFLGGTIQIIPHITGAIKDRILKAGKKSKADIVLVEIGGTTGDIEGLPYLESIRQLRHELGRENTLYVHLTLLPYLKGSGELKTKPTQASVRDLRSIGIQPDIIVARADYDIPKEMLQKISLFCDVELKAVIPALTLNSIYKVPLEFQKHKVAQIIAEKLNLGKVSPRMTKWKEFVEKIDKKKPSIKIALVGKYTGLDDAYLSVIESLKIACYYEDRDLDLEWISSEELEKKKKSTWDRLKKCDGMVVPGGFGIRGVEGKILAAKYARENKFPYLGLCLGMQILTIEYARHFLNDPQITSEEFDENEKLDRSKYIIHFLPGQFKGCKMGGTLRLGAFPCTLQKDTKAKKYYNRTQIVERHRHRYEVNNEFVQKLEGSDWVASGIYEEAGLVEVAELKNHPFMMGSQFHPEFLSRPDKPHPFFLGLIKAAKAKR, encoded by the coding sequence ATGACAAAATACATCTTCGTTACCGGTGGCGTGTGCTCATCTCTTGGAAAAGGGATCGCATCAGCATCTATCGGTACGCTTCTTAAGGCTAGTGGTTTAAAAGTATTTTCAATGAAGTTGGATCCATACTTAAATGTAGATCCGGGTACAATGAGTCCATTTCAACATGGAGAAGTATTTGTCACAGAAGATGGAGGTGAAACAGATTTGGACCTAGGACACTATGAACGCTTCATCGGAGAGAATCTCTCAAAAGATTCATCAGTCAGTACAGGGAAAATCTACATGGAAGTTTTAGACAAGGAGCGTGAAGGGAAATTTCTAGGAGGAACTATTCAAATTATCCCACATATCACAGGAGCAATTAAAGACCGCATCTTAAAAGCAGGCAAAAAGAGTAAAGCAGATATAGTTCTTGTTGAGATTGGCGGAACAACCGGAGATATAGAAGGGCTACCATACTTGGAATCAATCAGACAGCTTAGACACGAGCTAGGGCGTGAAAATACGCTTTATGTACACCTAACCCTACTCCCATACTTAAAAGGCTCAGGAGAACTAAAAACAAAACCAACTCAAGCGTCAGTACGGGACCTACGCTCAATCGGTATCCAGCCGGACATCATAGTAGCGCGTGCAGACTATGATATCCCAAAAGAAATGCTACAAAAAATTTCACTTTTTTGTGATGTAGAATTAAAAGCGGTAATTCCGGCGCTAACACTAAATTCTATCTACAAAGTTCCACTGGAATTTCAAAAACACAAAGTTGCACAAATAATAGCTGAAAAACTAAACCTCGGAAAAGTATCTCCAAGAATGACAAAATGGAAAGAATTTGTAGAGAAAATTGATAAGAAAAAACCATCTATCAAGATCGCTCTTGTGGGCAAATATACAGGTCTCGATGATGCATACCTGTCCGTGATTGAATCACTCAAAATAGCATGTTATTACGAAGACCGCGACCTTGATTTAGAATGGATCTCATCAGAAGAGCTCGAAAAAAAGAAGAAATCAACATGGGATCGTCTAAAAAAATGTGATGGAATGGTAGTACCCGGAGGATTTGGAATACGCGGAGTTGAAGGTAAAATTTTGGCTGCTAAATATGCGAGAGAGAACAAATTCCCATATCTGGGTCTTTGCCTCGGAATGCAAATTTTAACTATAGAATACGCAAGACATTTCCTCAATGATCCACAAATAACATCAGAAGAATTTGACGAAAATGAGAAATTAGACCGATCAAAATACATCATTCATTTCTTACCTGGGCAATTCAAAGGATGCAAGATGGGTGGCACACTCAGACTTGGTGCATTCCCATGTACATTACAAAAAGACACCAAAGCTAAAAAATACTACAATCGTACTCAAATCGTAGAAAGACATAGGCATAGATATGAAGTTAACAATGAATTCGTTCAAAAATTAGAAGGTTCAGACTGGGTAGCAAGTGGTATATATGAGGAGGCAGGTCTGGTTGAAGTAGCAGAATTAAAAAATCATCCATTCATGATGGGAAGTCAATTCCATCCTGAATTTCTTTCAAGACCTGATAAACCACATCCATTTTTCCTTGGACTTATTAAAGCAGCGAAGGCAAAGCGTTAA